The Hordeum vulgare subsp. vulgare chromosome 4H, MorexV3_pseudomolecules_assembly, whole genome shotgun sequence genomic interval ATGCTTAGGTGGTATTTTTATTGCTCACAGACAATTATAGCTCCTGAAGAAGTAGAGGATGTTGTTGATTCAACATACACTTGAATACACTCTAACAGCGGAATCTGAAAAGGTCGGCGTCCTAGGGAAAAATTGATTTGTCTGCTTTTTTTATGGGAAAACTGGATGTATCTGATATTCTTATCAGTTGCTGCATAAATGCTGTTCAGGTTTGAATACTTGGAGCAGTCATCTAGTTTTTTAGCATTTACAGCCAATTTGCCCTTTATCAAACCTCAGACAAATTCTAACAAGAAAAGTCGTAATCTGTGTGCCCTAACAATTGTCAATCTTACTCTTTAGGAATGAAGGGCACATACTGTCGTCCTGTCTGTATCCGTAAATTCTGCCATTTCCACATTCTTACTTGATACTTCATGGTACAACCACCTAACAATCAAAGTGGTGGctcttgttttcttttatttaccACCCTCTAATGACATTTTAGAATGTTCCCAGAAGGTGTACTTAAATTAAGAGTTGTGTGTGGATGTACTTGGAATTCTCAGGCTTCAAATTGCATCCAAGAGGTCCGCATCTTAGATGCAAAATAGTTAAGTTAAGAAAATTGTTCACGGGATTATCCTGGGGACTAGTGGAGTCGACCTGGAGCCAACCTCGGCAGAACTTAATCATGTCCGTTGTATCCCAGTGATGCTTATTTGAACCCAGGTATACTCCATCAGATCACTCTGGCTTGCTTGCATACATCTTGAGTTCATGGAACACTTTCCGGCAACCCTCATCAAAGCCACCTGCAAGCTGCAAATTTGGTTTGTTGCGGTTACCTTGGTTAGTTAGTTTGTAGGTAGCAACTCATAATGTCATTCGAAAGCAATTCATGATTGCAGTAGAATTACCTGATGTATTCGGAAGGCAAAGCGGACACCTTGCAAGAGCAGTTCCTCATCATTTACAAATGGATCTGACTTCAGTGCATTCATAATGCGGTTCATGTATTCTTTTGCCAGCTTCAATGAAGCGGCCTTTAGCTGTTAAGGTAGCAAGAGGATACTTCATATATGATATGTCTATTAGACATGAATTTATACTTTTATAGCGAAAAGGGTAGTGGGATAATTCCTATGTGTACCACATAACTCGTAAGTTGGTTTGTTCCAGTTGAAGACGAATTTGTAAAATGCACTTAGCTATGTCTTCTCTATTATATCAAACTGAGGACAAAGATGGATATTAGAAGTTTGGGAGCACATAGTACATACTTGGCTTATGATTCCAGAGTCAAGCATCCAATCCCATGGGATCAGGAGATCTTTGTATCTTCCACTTGCACTGTCCCTTATTTTTTCAGTATTGTGAATACCTTGTTCAATTCTACAAGGGGAAGCATGAATCATGTTATATTGTTCAAAGTTTGACAATGCAACAGCCTTACTAAATGCATTCATTTCATCTACTCACTTATCCTGTAGAGCTTGCATGCGCTTCAAAGCCATAGGTGTAGCCACTCTCCTGTCGTCGTGAAATGATGATGCTTCTGCTTCCAGGTTCTTCAGATCCCGGTAGGTGAATGCTGCTTCTCTCATGGCATCTGCTTTCTTCTCAGGCCAGTTAGGGAAGTGCTTGAGCACTGCCCGTTCATCTATAAGGTATGATAGTTCCCCATCTAGCCACTTCACAAACTCTTCAACATCGGCTATTTCCTTGTATGCTGCATTTTGAACTTCCCTTGCCAGGAAGCTAATGAATTCACCCTGATTTTCTACATCTGATTTAATCTGTTGGAACAATAATCGCAAGGGAATATTTTTTTGGTTTGGTTAGGAAATTATTGATCTGTACAGAATAATAGGGAGAAAACATGACTCAGATGTACATTAAAAGATTATTCGTACTATAAAAAAATAAAGAGTTATATAACATTATCAACTGCAGGAGGAGGGAAACAGAAATATCAGAAGAACATGTCGCATGCTCTTAAACTAACACTTGGCGCTGCTTTTTTATCCATAAAGAAAATGATTTCATATACTGTAGTGTGTTCATAAGGTAATAAAGATGACTGAATAGATTACGCGATAAAAAAAGTTATACTCTTGTTGCGTAAGTTGGttcgaaaagaaaagaaaaagttaTACTCTTTAGGAATGAAGGGCACATACTGTTAGGAAATTATATTGTCTTTAATACAACAAATAACTGGTAACTGTCATGTGGGAGGAAGTATTCTGCAATTGTCATACTCTTGTTGCGTAAGTTGGttcgaaaagaaaagaaaattgaaacaaATAAAGGAATTGGCAGCTAAGTAAACAATATATCATATGCACATACTCTGAGAAAAAGATAGAAGAACATATGTACTTACAGCTATAACATAAGCTGATCTGTTCTCTATCTCCCCGATCATGTCTCGGCTGTTAGTAGCTACTGGAATTCCCACAGATCCAGACTTCACATCGCTTTTGCCTTCTCTTCTTACTAACAACCGATACAACTCAACTACCTCTGGCACTCTTTGGACTGCCTTAGTGCTCTTCAGTAATTTGGAAGgtaggggaggtggcggtggaggaggaggacccatggatccttccttttTTGCCTTGATGATCGGTTGGATACACgtcggacttggtggtggattagGAACCCTTGGTGCTCTTGATTTCACTGACGGTGCCCTAGAAAATTGCTGCCTGATGTAACATACCGAGCTGTTGAGATCGATAGCTTCcttcacatcatcattgttgtgaaCAAACTGTTTTTCCTTGAAGTAGTTGTTGCTGGTGGCAGAATTCTCCGGCTTCTTCCACATTATCTTTCTATCAGTATCCTGCCCTTCAAGTGAGGAGACTTGGCCTTTTAGACGGCTGACTTGATGCCTCAGTTGCTTGTTCTCCTCTTCCAGAGTGTGGTT includes:
- the LOC123448897 gene encoding protein CHUP1, chloroplastic; amino-acid sequence: MMREGDACVALLRSKLHGLIERNHTLEEENKQLRHQVSRLKGQVSSLEGQDTDRKIMWKKPENSATSNNYFKEKQFVHNNDDVKEAIDLNSSVCYIRQQFSRAPSVKSRAPRVPNPPPSPTCIQPIIKAKKEGSMGPPPPPPPPLPSKLLKSTKAVQRVPEVVELYRLLVRREGKSDVKSGSVGIPVATNSRDMIGEIENRSAYVIAIKSDVENQGEFISFLAREVQNAAYKEIADVEEFVKWLDGELSYLIDERAVLKHFPNWPEKKADAMREAAFTYRDLKNLEAEASSFHDDRRVATPMALKRMQALQDKIEQGIHNTEKIRDSASGRYKDLLIPWDWMLDSGIISQLKAASLKLAKEYMNRIMNALKSDPFVNDEELLLQGVRFAFRIHQLAGGFDEGCRKVFHELKMYASKPE